The proteins below come from a single Jaculus jaculus isolate mJacJac1 chromosome X, mJacJac1.mat.Y.cur, whole genome shotgun sequence genomic window:
- the Atp1b4 gene encoding protein ATP1B4 isoform X2, with amino-acid sequence MRRQLRSRRAPAFPYGYRYRLDDQDEVNQNYLADEEEEAEEEARLMMVSDLEEEEEEEEKKDEEEEEEKDKEEGQVQPSGNAWWQMLQIMNEYLWDPEKRMSLARTGLILVIYFFFYASLAAVITLFMYMLFLTIHPYMPTFTERVKPPGVMIRPFAHSLNFNFNVSEPDTWQHYVISLNGFLQGYNDSVQEEMNVDCPPGQYFIQDGDEDEDKKACQFKRSFLKNCSGLEDPTFGYSTGQPCILLKMNRIVGFRPELGDPVKVSCKVQKGDENDIRSISYYPESASFDLRYYPYYGKLTHVNYTSPLVAMHFTDVVKNQAVPVQCQLKGKGIINDVINDRFVGKVIFTLNIET; translated from the exons GACGATCAAGATGAAGTGAATCAGAACTACTTAGCAGATgaagaggaggaagcagaagaAGAAGCTCGGCTGATGATGGTGTCTGAtttggaggaagaggaagaagaggaggagaaaaaagatgaggaggaagaagaagaaaaggataaagaagagGGTCAGGTTCAGCCATCAGGCAATGCCTGGTGGCAGATGTTGCAAATCATGAATGAATACCTGTGGGACCCGGAGAAAAGGATGTCTCTGGCCCGAACAG GACTTATTTTAGTCATTTACTTCTTCTTCTATGCTTCTCTGGCTGCTGTGATCACCCTATTCATGTACATGCTATTTCTGACCATCCACCCTTACATGCCGACCTTCACTGAGCGGGTGAAGCCTCCTG GAGTTATGATCAGACCCTTCGCTCATAGCCTTAACTTCAACTTCAACGTTTCTGAACCTGACACTTGGCAGCATTATGTGATCAGTCTAAATGGCTTTCTCCAAG GCTACAATGACAGTGTTCAAGAGGAAATGAATGTAGATTGTCCCCCGGGGCAGTATTTCATCCAAGATGGAGATGAAGATGAGGACAAGAAGGCCTGCCAATTTAAGCGTTCCTTCCTGAAGAATTGCTCTGGTCTGGAGGACCCGACTTTTGGATATTCTACTGGACAACCTTGCATCCTTCTAAAGATGAACCGG ATTGTAGGCTTTCGTCCTGAGCTTGGAGATCCTGTGAAAGTTTCCTGCAAAGTTCAG AAAGGTGATGAAAACGACATTCGATCCATCAGTTACTACCCAGAGTCGGCTTCTTTTGACCTCCGCTACTACCCTTACTATGGCAAACTGACTCAC GTTAACTACACCTCCCCCCTGGTGGCAATGCATTTTACAGACGTGGTGAAGAACCAAGCAGTGCCTGTACAGTGTCAACTGAAAGGCAAAGGCATCATAAATGATGTCATCAATGATCGTTTTGTGGGGAAGGTCATCTTCACCCTGAACATAGAAACCTAA
- the Atp1b4 gene encoding protein ATP1B4 isoform X1 yields MRRQLRSRRAPAFPYGYRYRLDDQDEVNQNYLADEEEEAEEEARLMMVSDLEEEEEEEEKKDEEEEEEKDKEEGQVQPSGNAWWQMLQIMNEYLWDPEKRMSLARTGQSRRLILVIYFFFYASLAAVITLFMYMLFLTIHPYMPTFTERVKPPGVMIRPFAHSLNFNFNVSEPDTWQHYVISLNGFLQGYNDSVQEEMNVDCPPGQYFIQDGDEDEDKKACQFKRSFLKNCSGLEDPTFGYSTGQPCILLKMNRIVGFRPELGDPVKVSCKVQKGDENDIRSISYYPESASFDLRYYPYYGKLTHVNYTSPLVAMHFTDVVKNQAVPVQCQLKGKGIINDVINDRFVGKVIFTLNIET; encoded by the exons GACGATCAAGATGAAGTGAATCAGAACTACTTAGCAGATgaagaggaggaagcagaagaAGAAGCTCGGCTGATGATGGTGTCTGAtttggaggaagaggaagaagaggaggagaaaaaagatgaggaggaagaagaagaaaaggataaagaagagGGTCAGGTTCAGCCATCAGGCAATGCCTGGTGGCAGATGTTGCAAATCATGAATGAATACCTGTGGGACCCGGAGAAAAGGATGTCTCTGGCCCGAACAGGTCAGAGTCGGA GACTTATTTTAGTCATTTACTTCTTCTTCTATGCTTCTCTGGCTGCTGTGATCACCCTATTCATGTACATGCTATTTCTGACCATCCACCCTTACATGCCGACCTTCACTGAGCGGGTGAAGCCTCCTG GAGTTATGATCAGACCCTTCGCTCATAGCCTTAACTTCAACTTCAACGTTTCTGAACCTGACACTTGGCAGCATTATGTGATCAGTCTAAATGGCTTTCTCCAAG GCTACAATGACAGTGTTCAAGAGGAAATGAATGTAGATTGTCCCCCGGGGCAGTATTTCATCCAAGATGGAGATGAAGATGAGGACAAGAAGGCCTGCCAATTTAAGCGTTCCTTCCTGAAGAATTGCTCTGGTCTGGAGGACCCGACTTTTGGATATTCTACTGGACAACCTTGCATCCTTCTAAAGATGAACCGG ATTGTAGGCTTTCGTCCTGAGCTTGGAGATCCTGTGAAAGTTTCCTGCAAAGTTCAG AAAGGTGATGAAAACGACATTCGATCCATCAGTTACTACCCAGAGTCGGCTTCTTTTGACCTCCGCTACTACCCTTACTATGGCAAACTGACTCAC GTTAACTACACCTCCCCCCTGGTGGCAATGCATTTTACAGACGTGGTGAAGAACCAAGCAGTGCCTGTACAGTGTCAACTGAAAGGCAAAGGCATCATAAATGATGTCATCAATGATCGTTTTGTGGGGAAGGTCATCTTCACCCTGAACATAGAAACCTAA